A segment of the Branchiostoma floridae strain S238N-H82 chromosome 10, Bfl_VNyyK, whole genome shotgun sequence genome:
AGTATCATGGTCTGTTACTTGAGAATACTTGAGCCTTGAGATTTCGCCCAAACCCAGAGTAAGTGTGTTACAGACAAATATCGCAGTAAACAGCATATTGGTTATCAGTGTAGGAACATCAGTATTCGGTGAAGCTATATGAACAGTGTTAATGTAAGTTACCAAATGCAAACCAAATGTCCGTTACCTAATGTTACGACAAACTAATATATGGCTTCTTGAGTGATTCTATTTTGTTAACTGAACAATAAGCAGCTGTAGTTTCCAACAAAGCTACTGAGGCATAAAACGACTAAAATATCACCGTAGACTTAATACTAGTCACACTTTTCGACAACTAGCATATATATCTTGATAAACTAACAACCATACCATAGCCTATAGCATCTTCCAATTGCTTATTATAACATTTCTAAATTGTAATTAAGAGACAAAAAGCATTTTTCTGTCTTCTGTTTTGATTGCATAGGTTCTACTTTACCTGCTACGTTACTGAGTGTGATTGACAAACACACATTGGGAAAAATAAAGGAAACAAgatcctacatgtaaaactggTAAGATTAATGCAGTTTTGAAAATGCCTTCTAGATATCCTACTTGCTATCACTTAGAACAGAAAAATTCCGACCATACATGCTTCTCTTCAGCCAGGTGTAGTACAGTCAAAACCTGTGTATAgcggtcactcaagggactggagaaattcggccactatagacagtggctactatagagaaaatgttgatcaattggcCACAAGCAAGTTGCACATTATTTCAGTTCCCaataatctttctcaccaagtaacattgtctcgttTGGTAAAGttgccgacaaagacttgcactttaacgCTCAAGGCACGCATACCTTCcgctactgccaaaatgaccttgttgggaactccaaatcctcacaaactacGATTTTGAACTCGGTGCTGGGTGACATAAGGCCGCTGTATGGTTGCATAGGCAGTGTTTAGAcagggaccggaaatcgtgtggccgtggccgcgttggacaggtgtccgctaagcctatttcttaatcattacgaatccaagggaccgacaaaaagtggccactatggccaagTGGCTGCTatacaaaggtggccgctaatacaggtttgactgtagtttacATGACACTGCACTTTTTCTTTCTAGGGGGAGCATTCCTTAGCGACATCACAGCACGGATGGCTTCATCAAAAACTTGCTTCACTCCTTCTTGGGTCAGAGCAGAGCACTCCAGATACTTCACAGCACCTAGAAGACAGGGATAGAGATGGGTCAACTAGGGTTACATGTTTAACCAGGGATACACAATTTGTAAGTTAATATACAATTGTCTTAAATGTAACGTCAAACTAGATCTCAAAACCACCATACTAGGTCATAAAACAGATAATCCCTACAAAGTATCCGATACCTATGTCACAATTAGTTTATTGATTACTACAgcaaaatgtatcattttcaaaaatcgGGGCAGAAACCAAAATAAGCGAAATCAGACGGGTGAAATCTACAGATCTTTTAAAGATGATTGTTTTCTATACCTTAGTGCACCACAGAAATGTTCTGTTACACTTTTAAGTGATGTTCTACTGCACTGCTGTTGCGATTTGTAATAATTTGTATTATATTGAAATTGAACAAAGCTTGAAAAAAACTAGGTATACCCAAACATTTTCAGGTGCAAGAACATGACCTAGCTGCACATGTAGACAAGTTAAACCAaatatttgtgtctttttttcccTTCTGTGCTGCCAAATGTCTATTTAGGGGTATACTGTGCTCTTTGTATTAAGATCTATACATGTCTGATAAAgcaaatttatttttacttttcACGTGCAAGTGTCATCTTTCGAGATAATTATAAAggaaattctagtactacagattttttaaaatcatccTCGGCGCGCGGCACTGCAACTTGGCTCACACAGCGCCTcatcagaggtcaatctaggtcacggaGCCTGTTTACATCCAAGGCGCAAGAATATCCGGAAATGACAGTCGGGCTGAAATACGTTTTGCGCCAAAAACACTCCATTTCCTGTGCTTTTCAGCCATATTGGCGTTTTATGTCAATTCGCAATAAATAGTGAGGGATGTAAACGCAAACATATAGGCCCTCGGAAGCCCTTCGTCACTTTTTGTCACGTGCGGAAGAattggggtgtgcaccgttaagtaTAGGATAATggtgtaaatgtgctaaaaagTGTAAAGTAGTAGATGTCAACATTATACAGATTGCCTCATTCAGGATACATATACATTTCCGCGTTTAATGCTCTAATGTTGCCATAAACCATTTTAGAGTCTTGAAGAAGCTGCCCAGTTCCTTACCGATCTCCTTGTGCATTTGCAGGCCCTGTGCAGTAGTggttcttgttctttttttagctggtataatggatactactacttcTTCTATACTacagtagtggtagtagtagtagtattcaTTATTTGATCATATATATTGCTGCTAAGTAGTAAGTTGTCCCAGTGACTTACCGATCTCCTGGTGCATTTCCTCGCCCTGTGTGGTGGTGACGGGAGCCAGCATCTTCTCCTTCAGCTTGTCGATGGTCTCTTTGTCGTCGCGCAGGTCCGCCTTGGTCCCGACCAGGATGATGGGTGCGTTGGGACAGTGGTGGGAGACCTCCGGGAGCCACTGAACAACAAGAAAAATTCTCTTCACCTTTTtagaccggtgcaatggccgggTGGGTAGAGTGTTTTATTCGGCAGGTCGACCACGGCCGATTCATACAAAAGACTTAAACTAGTACTGGTGCATGTTGCtatctctgcttagcactcagcattcgggaaagagtatggaagttgaacacacaccactaccagtggactagcatACTGCTGTATTGATTGTACAaatgtgtgtggcccagggctactgaaatggatATGGAGATGgtcgccgccctatgcgccatcaggcgcgggaggGACTTTTTTGCATTCTTAGTTAGGGTATAAAGACCAGTTTCTCACAAATCACGATagtgttactgacgaaagatggtagacgccatctgaaacgtctggccgtttccaaaatcatgcctaattgcttgagtaactgcttttggtcTTAAAGATTACAGCAAttagtggcaaatgtgcagatgttggcgcACTGGTGCACCAAATCCGTCTACTAGGTGTTATACAGCTTTTTGGCACCGTTTTTGACAGATCAGCCGTGacgctcggtgggcgtcactccactgtCATGGTTGGTATATctagtaaagtgcctttcccagtgGCACAAGATCGGGGCATGGCGATTATCAAACTCGGGACCTAATGATCCCGACCCCAACGCCCCAACCATTGCGCCACACAGACCCCACTTCTGCACAACAGGTCAACGGGAATCAATTCGACCATAGAGTGAATAACTGATTTAGCAGTCAATAGGAATCAATGGCTAAGTCATACAGTAGTCTAGACACATACTGGGTAACTTTTCTATCGTGATTCCAATgcatgactgaaggatacacatgtgaaCCCCGATGGAAAACATAGTTGATATCCATAACGaattgctccacccacagaaacacaatgtCAAGgccctgccagcctgctgtatATTATGCTCTCCACCTA
Coding sequences within it:
- the LOC118423843 gene encoding ras-related C3 botulinum toxin substrate 1-like, producing the protein MQAVKCVVVGDGAVGKTSLLITYTTNVFPTENIPSVFDNYSANVMVDGKPINLGLWDTAGQDDYDRLRPLSYPQTDVFLVCFSIANPASYENVRGKWLPEVSHHCPNAPIILVGTKADLRDDKETIDKLKEKMLAPVTTTQGEEMHQEIGAVKYLECSALTQEGVKQVFDEAIRAVMSLRNAPPRKKKCSVM